Proteins encoded by one window of Flagellimonas lutaonensis:
- a CDS encoding NAD-dependent epimerase, whose translation MKILVTGAAGFIGYHVSMLLLANGHTVVGLDSINDYYDPQLKYGRLNQLGISANETLAFGKNLVSSHFGAQFAFIRLQLEDLDGLSTVFGEEKFDVVCNLAAQVGVRYSLKNPRAYIDSNIVGFLNILECCKTHGIKHLVYASSSSVYGLNDRIPFSVHDKVDRPISIYAASKKSNELMAHTYSHLYGLPTTGLRFFTVYGPWGRPDMAMFLFTDAIAKGKPLKVFNYGKMKRDFTYVSDIAEGVVEVMTKNLDERKKALQQYKIYNIGNTHSVSLLDFIKEIEKNLGKKAKMELLPLQPGDVENTWANVDDLVNDYGYRPSTPIKVGVKNFVDWYQHYFNQG comes from the coding sequence ATGAAAATATTGGTTACCGGCGCAGCCGGTTTTATAGGCTATCATGTAAGCATGTTATTGTTGGCCAATGGCCACACAGTTGTCGGACTCGACAGTATCAACGACTACTACGACCCACAACTAAAATATGGTCGCTTGAACCAGTTGGGCATTTCTGCAAATGAAACACTGGCCTTTGGCAAAAATTTGGTCAGTTCCCATTTCGGCGCGCAGTTCGCATTTATCCGATTACAGTTGGAAGATTTGGACGGTCTTTCGACCGTGTTTGGTGAAGAAAAGTTCGATGTGGTCTGTAATCTTGCCGCCCAGGTAGGGGTTCGTTACAGCCTTAAAAATCCCAGAGCCTACATAGACAGTAATATTGTCGGGTTTTTAAACATATTGGAGTGCTGCAAGACCCATGGCATCAAACATCTGGTATATGCCAGCAGTTCAAGTGTGTACGGATTGAACGATAGAATTCCCTTTTCGGTGCACGACAAGGTCGATCGCCCGATCAGTATCTATGCTGCCAGTAAAAAAAGTAACGAACTCATGGCCCACACCTATAGCCATTTGTACGGATTGCCAACCACCGGTCTTCGATTTTTCACCGTTTATGGCCCTTGGGGACGACCCGACATGGCCATGTTTCTCTTCACCGATGCCATAGCCAAAGGCAAACCGCTGAAAGTATTCAATTATGGTAAGATGAAACGCGACTTTACCTATGTATCAGATATTGCAGAAGGAGTGGTCGAGGTAATGACCAAAAATTTAGATGAACGCAAAAAGGCCTTACAGCAGTACAAAATTTATAACATTGGCAATACCCATTCAGTAAGTCTATTGGACTTTATCAAGGAAATTGAAAAGAACTTGGGCAAAAAGGCCAAAATGGAACTGCTGCCCCTTCAGCCTGGGGATGTTGAGAATACATGGGCCAATGTCGATGACTTGGTAAATGATTATGGTTACCGCCCTTCTACCCCTATCAAAGTGGGCGTGAAAAACTTTGTGGATTGGTACCAACACTATTTCAATCAGGGTTGA